The following are from one region of the Coffea eugenioides isolate CCC68of chromosome 2, Ceug_1.0, whole genome shotgun sequence genome:
- the LOC113763768 gene encoding uncharacterized protein LOC113763768, with amino-acid sequence MLCSISASTSTATSSSSSGRSNSNWLEKLRSSKGFPSSTDLDLEQFLALPQNHNHPVPPDNLEPSNHPQTHHPTDQLLQNPTQQNPFFTIVTNVLAELFCMGDSSLKIQPGKKCSRKQTIPKFCLPSDPPSDFSNNTANYGGISDNAPAPSKTDSASPVSDDNSGVGLGKELADHQQVKLVENVICIEEGEVEEEEEEDEEEEMGYGNLSGFSRTEVTVIDTSFASWKFDKMLFRKKNVWKVRDKRGQFMSSGKKKKRKASSVDSENVRGGLHRVKKPKTFSGQRGLSKKGSDGAFKDEYHLNDKSRTASRKISDSFSKALKKKQSTLSLENGGSSVVLIKNIPTGKKSGTSSPRSCPKSTQRQVKV; translated from the exons atgctcTGCTCAATTTCTGCCTCCACTTCCACCgccacctcctcctcctcctccggaAGATCCAATTCCAATTGGCTTGAAAAGCTCCGTTCTTCTAAAGGTTTCCCCTCCTCCACCGACCTCGATCTCGAGCAATTTCTCGCTCTCCCCCAAAACCACAACCACCCTGTTCCCCCAGACAACCTAGAACCTAGCAACCACCCCCAGACCCATCACCCCACCGATCAATTACTTCAAAACCCGACTCAACAAAACCCATTCTTCACCATAGTGACCAATGTGCTGGCTGAGCTCTTCTGCATGGGCGACTCCTCCCTTAAGATCCAACCCGGAAAGAAATGCTCCCGCAAACAGACCATCCCTAAGTTCTGCCTTCCTTCCGATCCTCCTTCAGATTTCAGTAATAATACTGCCAACTATGGTGGTATCAGCGACAATGCGCCAGCGCCCAGCAAAACCGACAGCGCTTCTCCCGTGAGCGACGACAACAGTGGAGTAGGCCTGGGGAAGGAATTAGCTGATCACCAGCAAGTCAAGCTGGTGGAAAATGTCATTTGTATTGAAGAAGGGGAGgtggaagaggaggaggaggaggacgaGGAGGAGGAAATGGGTTATGGCAATCTTTCCGGGTTTTCCAGGACTGAGGTCACGGTGATTGATACCAGCTTCGCAAGCTGGAAATTTGACAAGATGTTGTTTAGGAAGAAGAATGTTTGGAAAGTCCGGGACAAAAGGGGTCAATTCATGAGTTctgggaagaagaaaaagaggaaagcGAGTAGCGTCGATAGTGAAAATGTTCGTGGCGGGCTTCATCGAGTCAAGAAGCCAAAGACTTTTAGTGGGCAACGTGGTTTATCTAAAAAGGGAAGTGATGGAGCATTTAAGGAC GAATATCATCTGAATGATAAATCACGGACAGCCAGCAGAAAGATATCGGATTCCTTTAGCAAGGCTCTGAAAAAGAAGCAATCAACCTT GAGTTTGGAAAATGGGGGCTCATCAGTTGTTCTTATTAAAAACATACCCACAGGTAAGAAAAGTGGAACAAGCAGTCCAAGAAGTTGTCCAAAATCAACTCAGAGACAAGTCAAAGTGTAA
- the LOC113760521 gene encoding transcription termination factor MTERF8, chloroplastic, whose translation MADFLATLPTPSISRYNCRAPNNSTSGPSLPIKLIISTAQSCARASYAPTSSNCTIPFLGLRTTLLPRFCSTTTTIAVVNHNSTESFPNGRIMLSSLFQQLGFRERDVEALLNCNPALTLTPFDSIQSRARSLQALGLSHLALSRLILKRPEVLTAPEIDSLLHFFLRNDDLDIRGKIEPAKIERLLNATEPTFFLGFEDKIRLLLHHGIPQEKLVHVLNKANVTKALCLKSVDEIGRTLAFLNRFGGVDLILKRPSILNYDLDSQLIPRITFLLELSGRNEDATATVLRKLPFLVAYSLDHLSDHVEFLKSFAGLTESEIFRIVAVYPNLFSASRKRKLHPRIDFLKKCGLSSQDICRFLIKAPLFIGLSFEENLACKLVFLVKIGYENRTRELAMAMGAVTRTSCKNLQEVIGVFLNYGLTCEDILEMSKKHPQILQYNHESLEEKLDYLIEDMGREVGELLAFPAFLGYKLDGRIKHRYEMKKSSLGEGMSLNKLLSVSAARFSTKNKIQTISLIDDMK comes from the exons ATGGCGGACTTCCTTGCTACTTTGCCCACCCCATCCATCTCTCGTTACAATTGCCGGGCACCGAACAACTCTACTTCAGGACCATCATTACCCATTAAACTCATCATTTCAACCGCACAGAGCTGCGCGCGTGCCTCCTACGCACCAACATCATCAAACTGCACCATACCCTTCTTGGGTTTGCGGACGACTCTATTGCCTCGATTCTGCAGCACCACCACCACTATCGCCGTCGTCAACCATAACTCTACTGAATCTTTTCCCAACGGCC GAATAATGCTCTCGTCCCTCTTCCAGCAATTGGGGTTTAGGGAGAGAGATGTAGAAGCCCTGTTGAACTGCAATCCTGCTCTCACATTAACCCCTTTCGATTCCATTCAATCCCGGGCACGTTCACTACAAGCTCTGGGGTTAAGCCACCTTGCCCTTTCTCGATTAATTTTGAAAAGGCCAGAAGTTTTAACCGCTCCAGAAATTGATTCATTATTGCACTTTTTTCTTCGGAATGACGATTTGGATATACGAGGCAAAATAGAGCCTGCAAAGATTGAGCGCCTTCTAAATGCAACGGAACCAACTTTCTTCCTGGGATTTGAAGACAAAATAAGACTGCTGCTTCACCATGGGATTCCCCAAGAAAAGCTTGTTCATGTTCTCAACAAAGCTAACGTAACCAAGGCATTGTGCCTTAAGTCGGTTGATGAAATTGGTCGGACGCTGGCTTTCTTGAACCGCTTTGGTGGGGTTGATTTAATTCTTAAACGTCCATCGATCCTTAATTATGATTTGGACAGCCAATTGATTCCGAGGATCACGTTCCTTTTAGAGTTGAGTGGGCGCAATGAGGATGCCACTGCTACTGTGTTGCGTAAACTGCCATTTCTTGTGGCTTACAGTCTTGATCACTTGAGCGATCATGTTGAGTTTCTCAAATCATTTGCCGGGTTAACTGAGAGTGAGATATTCAGGATTGTTGCTGTTTATCCGAATTTGTTTAGCGCCAGCAGGAAAAGGAAATTGCACCCCAGGATTGACTTTCTGAAAAAATGTGGTTTGAGTTCCCAGGATATATGCCGGTTCTTGATCAAAGCCCCTTTGTTTATTGGTCTGTCATTTGAGGAAAATCTTGCTTGCAAGCTGGTTTTCTTGGTAAAAATTGGTTATGAGAACAGAACCAGAGAATTGGCTATGGCAATGGGTGCTGTTACCCGGACTAGCTGCAAGAATTTGCAGGAGGTGATTGGGGTTTTCTTGAACTATGGATTAACTTGTGAGGATATTCTGGAGATGAGCAAGAAACATCCTCAGATATTGCAATACAACCATGAATCACTGGAGGAGAAGCTGGACTACTTGATTGAGGATATGGGTCGTGAAGTAGGGGAACTATTGGCTTTTCCTGCATTCCTCGGTTATAAGCTTGATGGTAGGATTAAACATAGATATGAAATGAAGAAGAGTAGTTTAGGTGAAGGAATGTCCCTCAACAAGCTATTGAGTGTCTCAGCTGCTAGATTCTCGACTAAAAACAAGATACAAACGATTTCATTGATTGATGACATGAAGTGA
- the LOC113761953 gene encoding ribosome-binding factor PSRP1, chloroplastic: MAAVSPTLQSPFRSPHVSRGTITPSASLTTSSSSMPPLLWSLSSSTCYSFLSSRFRTLDTIAFKIPPPPTSFPIRMSWDGPLSSVKLIIQGKNLELAPAVKSHVEEKLGKAVQKHSHLVREVDVRLSVRGGEFGKGPRIRRCEVTLFTKKHGVVRAEEDAETVYGSIDLVASIIQRKLRKIKEKDSDHGRHMKGFDRLKFRDVGGALPAAAVEEGLETVSEAQDKDEDIANEIVRTKYFDMPPLTVSEAIEQLENVDHDFYGFRNEETGEINIVYKRKAGGYGLIIPKGNGKAEKLEPLTVEPAREPSMAE; this comes from the exons ATGGCAGCGGTTTCCCCAACTTTACAATCGCCTTTCCGCTCTCCCCACGTCTCCCGCGGTACTATTACTCCTTCTGCCTCGCTTACCACCAGCTCTTCCTCTATGCCTCCACTTCTTTGGTCATTGTCTTCCAGCACCTGTTACAGCTTCTTAAGCTCAAGGTTCAGGACCCTTGACACTATCGCTTTCAAGATTCCCCCTCCTCCCACATCCTTCCCCATCCGGATGTCTTGGGATGGCCCTCTCTCCTCTGTCAAACTAATCATTCAGGGCAAAAACCTTGAG TTAGCTCCAGCAGTGAAGAGTCATGTGGAAGAGAAGTTGGGCAAGGCTGTGCAAAAGCACAGCCATCTGGTGAGGGAGGTGGATGTCAGGTTGTCTGTCCGAGGTGGAGAATTTGGAAAAGGCCCCAGAATCCGAAGATGTGAG GTAACCTTGTTTACTAAGAAGCATGGTGTCGTTCGGGCAGAGGAAGATGCAGAGACAGTGTATGGAAGCATAGATTTGGTGGCATCCATCATCCAGAGGAAATTGAGGAAGATCAAAGAGAAAGATTCAGATCACGGTCGTCACATGAAGGGTTTTGACAGACTCAAATTCCGAGATGTTGGCGGTGCACTACCAGCAGCAGCAGTTGAAGAGGGCTTAGAGACGGTTTCCGAGGCACAAGATAAAGATGAGGACATTGCCAATGAG ATTGTTCGTACAAAATACTTTGACATGCCACCTTTGACTGTAAGTGAAGCGATTGAGCAGCTGGAAAATGTGGATCATGACTTCTATGGTTTTCGGAATGAGGAAACTG GCGAGATTAACATTGTGTACAAAAGAAAAGCTGGAGGATATGGACTGATTATTCCTAAGGGGAATGGTAAAGCAGAGAAATTGGAGCCGCTGACAGTTGAACCAGCTAGAGAACCTTCCATGGCAGAGTAG